In one window of Clupea harengus chromosome 4, Ch_v2.0.2, whole genome shotgun sequence DNA:
- the krt18a.1 gene encoding keratin, type I cytoskeletal 18 gives MSTRTSYSVRSSRSNMPLAQTSITRTSMAPAYRASSIYGGAGGQGARISSVSYSGVRSGAPGSSSNYSMQVSGSDAMGGIMGNEKGHMQNLNDRLASYLDKVRNLEQANSKLELQIRQALEKKGPDVNDYSRFQAILDDLRKKVFDATLDNSRYILQIDNARLAADDFRVKYESELSIRQSVEADIVGLRKVIDDTNLNRMNLESEFESLKEELIFLKKNHDNEVMELRNQIAQSGVQVDVDAPKGQDLALIMDEMRAKYEKMALKNQEELKQWHESQITEVQVKMTQSTEALQGARADANDLRRQVQTLEIELESQRSLKGSLEGTLHDTEMRYNMEVESLNDAIRQLEAELTQLRNNIQQQTHEYEALLNIKMKLEAEIATYRRLLDGGDFKLEDAMEDQKTLKTKVTTVTQTLVDGKVVSSSTETKERPF, from the exons ATGAGCACGAGAACCTCATACTCCGTCCGCTCCAGCCGCTCCAACATGCCACTGGCTCAGACCTCCATTACCCGCACCTCCATGGCCCCTGCCTACAGGGCATCCAGCATCTATGGCGGAGCAGGGGGCCAGGGCGCCCGCatctcctctgtgtcctactctgGGGTGCGCAGCGGCGCCCCAGGCTCGTCCTCCAACTACTCCATGCAGGTGAGCGGCAGTGATGCAATGGGTGGCATCATGGGCAACGAGAAGGGGCACATGCAGAACCTGAACGACCGCCTGGCCTCCTACCTGGACAAGGTGCGCAACCTGGAGCAGGCCAACAGCAAGCTGGAGCTGCAGATCCGTCAGGCCCTGGAGAAGAAAGGCCCTGATGTAAATGACTACAGCCGCTTCCAGGCCATCCTGGACGACCTTCGTAAGAAG GTGTTTGATGCCACCCTGGACAACTCCCGCTATATCCTCCAGATTGACAACGCCCGACTGGCCGCCGATGACTTCAGAGTGAA GTATGAGTCTGAGCTGTCCATTCGCCAGTCAGTGGAGGCTGACATCGTTGGCCTGAGGAAGGTTATTGATGACACCAACCTGAACCGCATGAACCTGGAGAGTGAGTTCGAGTCCCTGAAGGAGGAGTTGATCTTCCTGAAGAAGAACCACGACAAC gaagtcatggaACTGCGTAACCAGATCGCCCAGTCTGGAGTCCAGGTAGATGTGGATGCTCCAAAGGGCCAAGACCTCGCCCTGATTATGGACGAGATGAGGGCCAAATATGAAAAGATGGCGCTAAAGAACCAGGAAGAGCTCAAACAATGGCATGAATCACAG ATCACAGAAGTTCAGGTTAAGatgacacagagcacagaggccCTGCAGGGTGCACGCGCAGATGCCAACGACCTTCGCAGGCAGGTTCAGACACTGGAGATTGAGCTGGAGTCACAGAGGAGCTTG AAAGGATCATTGGAGGGCACCCTGCATGACACAGAGATGCGTTACAACATGGAGGTCGAGAGCTTGAATGACGCCATCCGCCAGCTGGAGGCCGAGCTGACGCAGCTGCGCAACAACATCCAGCAGCAGACACACGAGTACGAGGCCCTGCTCAACATCAAGATGAAGCTGGAGGCCGAGATCGCCACCTACAGACGCCTCCTGGATGGCGGGGACTTCAA ACTTGAAGATGCCATGGAGGACCAGAAGACACTGAAGACAAAAGTCacaacagtcacacagacactggtGGATGGGAAGGTGGTGTCCTCAAGCACAGAGACCAAGGAGAGGCCATTCTGA